The following are encoded in a window of Mycobacterium vicinigordonae genomic DNA:
- a CDS encoding ArsR/SmtB family transcription factor, whose amino-acid sequence MTSPWTPAPPSADDDLVGPHEHLVDAFTPRAAYPTPPAREILDAAGELLRALAAPVRIAIVLQLRESQRCVHELVDALGVPQPLVSQHLKILKAAGVVSGERSGREVLYRLADHHLAHIVVDAVAHASEDNP is encoded by the coding sequence GTGACGTCGCCCTGGACGCCTGCGCCCCCTTCCGCCGACGACGACCTGGTCGGCCCGCACGAGCACCTGGTCGACGCTTTCACGCCGCGCGCCGCCTACCCGACTCCGCCAGCGCGGGAAATCCTTGATGCCGCCGGTGAACTGCTGCGCGCACTGGCCGCGCCGGTCCGGATCGCCATTGTGTTGCAACTCCGCGAATCCCAGCGCTGCGTCCACGAATTGGTGGATGCGCTCGGGGTGCCGCAGCCGCTGGTCAGCCAGCACTTGAAGATCCTGAAGGCGGCCGGTGTGGTGTCCGGCGAACGGTCCGGTCGCGAGGTGCTCTACCGGCTCGCCGACCATCACCTGGCGCACATCGTGGTCGACGCGGTGGCGCACGCGAGCGAGGACAACCCATGA
- a CDS encoding Fur family transcriptional regulator: MTGTSVRSTRQRAAISTLLETLEEFRSAQELHDELRRRGENIGLTTVYRTLQSMATAGLVDTLRTDTGESVYRRCSDHHHHHLVCRGCGSTIEVGDHEVEEWAAEVASKYGYSDVSHTIEIFGTCSDCRA, from the coding sequence ATGACCGGGACGAGCGTCCGTTCCACCCGCCAACGAGCGGCCATCTCGACACTGTTGGAGACCCTCGAGGAGTTCCGCTCCGCGCAGGAATTGCACGATGAGTTGCGACGCCGTGGCGAGAACATCGGTTTGACGACGGTCTACCGCACCCTGCAGTCGATGGCGACCGCCGGCCTGGTGGACACGCTGCGTACCGACACCGGCGAATCGGTCTATCGCCGATGTTCGGATCACCATCACCACCACCTGGTGTGCCGCGGCTGCGGCTCCACCATCGAGGTGGGCGACCACGAAGTAGAGGAGTGGGCCGCCGAAGTCGCCAGCAAGTACGGTTACTCGGACGTCAGCCACACGATCGAGATTTTCGGCACCTGCTCCGACTGCCGCGCCTGA
- a CDS encoding decaprenyl diphosphate synthase: MAKKAERKLRSADFPQLSPAPHDYPTFPDTSTWPVVFPPLPPSRDGGPRRPPQHTSKAVAPRIPAAQLPNHVAIVMDGNGRWATQRGLSRTEGHKMGEAVVIDIVCGAIELGIKWLSLYAFSTENWKRSPEEVRFLMGFNRDVVRTRRVNLNDIGVRIRWVGSRPRLWRSVINELAIAEEMTARNDVITVNYCVNYGGRAEIAEATRRIADEVAAGRLNPHRITEATISRYLQRPDIPDVDLFLRTSGEHRSSNFMLWQAAYAEFVFQDKLWPDYDRRDLWAACEEYASRNRRFGSA; the protein is encoded by the coding sequence GTGGCTAAAAAGGCCGAGCGAAAGCTGAGGTCCGCCGACTTCCCGCAGCTGTCCCCGGCGCCGCACGACTATCCGACGTTTCCCGACACCTCGACATGGCCAGTTGTCTTCCCGCCGCTGCCGCCGTCGCGGGACGGGGGACCGCGACGGCCGCCGCAGCACACTTCGAAGGCCGTCGCGCCCAGGATCCCGGCGGCCCAGTTGCCTAACCACGTCGCGATCGTGATGGACGGCAACGGCCGCTGGGCCACCCAACGCGGCCTCAGCCGGACCGAGGGCCACAAGATGGGCGAAGCGGTGGTGATCGACATCGTCTGCGGTGCAATCGAACTCGGGATCAAGTGGCTCAGCCTTTATGCGTTCTCCACGGAGAACTGGAAGCGCTCACCCGAGGAGGTCCGCTTCCTGATGGGCTTCAACCGGGACGTGGTCCGCACGCGCCGGGTGAACCTCAACGACATCGGGGTCCGGATCCGGTGGGTCGGTTCCCGACCGCGCCTGTGGCGCAGCGTAATCAACGAACTGGCGATCGCGGAGGAGATGACCGCCCGCAACGACGTCATCACCGTCAACTATTGCGTCAACTACGGTGGCCGCGCTGAGATAGCTGAGGCCACTCGCCGGATCGCCGACGAGGTCGCGGCCGGACGGCTCAACCCACACCGCATCACCGAGGCCACCATCTCCCGCTACCTACAGCGGCCTGATATTCCCGATGTCGACCTTTTCCTGCGCACGTCGGGGGAACATCGGTCCAGCAACTTCATGTTGTGGCAAGCGGCGTACGCCGAGTTTGTTTTCCAGGACAAGTTGTGGCCGGACTACGACCGCCGCGATCTGTGGGCGGCCTGCGAGGAATACGCCTCGCGTAATCGACGATTCGGGAGCGCTTAG
- the recO gene encoding DNA repair protein RecO, with the protein MRLYRDRAVVLRQHKLGEADRIVTLLTRDHGLVRAVAKGVRRTRSKFGARLEPFAHIDAQLHPGRNLDIVTQVVSIDAFATDIVSDYGRYTCGCAMLETAERLAGEERAPAPALHKLTVSALRAVADGRRPRDLLLDAYLLRAMATAGWAPALTECARCATPGPHRAFHIAAGGSVCPHCRPAGATTPPLGVLDLMSALHDGDWESAERSPQAHRSHVSGLVAAHLQWHLERQLKTLPLVERNYQADRTLADRRAALIGQDSECG; encoded by the coding sequence ATGCGGCTATATCGAGACCGGGCTGTTGTGCTGCGCCAGCACAAGCTCGGCGAAGCCGACCGGATCGTTACCCTGTTGACCCGCGATCACGGGCTGGTGCGCGCAGTGGCCAAAGGCGTACGCCGCACCCGCAGCAAATTCGGTGCCCGGCTGGAGCCGTTTGCGCACATCGACGCCCAGCTGCACCCGGGCCGCAACCTCGACATCGTCACCCAGGTCGTTTCGATCGACGCGTTCGCCACCGACATCGTCAGCGACTACGGCCGCTATACCTGCGGGTGCGCGATGCTGGAAACCGCCGAGCGGCTGGCCGGCGAGGAGCGGGCGCCCGCCCCGGCGCTGCACAAGCTCACCGTCAGTGCGCTGCGGGCGGTGGCCGACGGGCGCCGGCCCCGCGATCTGCTGTTGGACGCGTACCTGTTGCGCGCCATGGCCACCGCCGGATGGGCGCCGGCGCTGACCGAATGTGCCCGCTGCGCCACACCCGGACCACACCGGGCGTTCCACATCGCCGCCGGCGGCAGCGTCTGCCCGCACTGTCGGCCGGCCGGTGCGACGACACCGCCGTTGGGCGTACTGGACCTGATGTCGGCCCTGCACGACGGTGACTGGGAAAGCGCCGAGCGCTCACCGCAGGCGCACCGCAGCCACGTCAGTGGACTGGTGGCCGCGCACCTGCAATGGCATCTGGAACGGCAGCTGAAAACGCTGCCGCTGGTGGAGCGGAACTACCAGGCCGATCGCACCCTGGCCGACCGCCGCGCCGCGCTGATCGGGCAGGATAGCGAGTGTGGCTAA
- a CDS encoding amidase gives MVGASGSGSGAVFGSGQQRLPTLTDLLYQLATRKVTSAELTQRSLHAIDVSQSTLNAFRVVLTESALADAAAADRRRAAGDTAPLLGIPIAVKDDVDVAGVPTAYGTDGYVRPAAQDSEVVRRLKAAGAVIVGKTNTCELGQWPFTSGPGFGHTRNPWSRRHTPGGSSGGSAAAVAAGLVTAAIGSDGAGSVRIPAAWTHLVGIKPQRGRISTWPDPESFNGLTVNGVLARTVADAALVLDAASGNVDGDLHKPPPLTASEYVGIAPGPLRIALSTRAPYTFFRAKLHPEILAAIQQVGEQLELLGHTVVKGNPDYGMRLSWDFLARSTSALWAWQERMGDGVNWDPRTLSNMRTGHMLSQATLRTARRHQATDQRRVGSIFNIVDVVLAPTTAQPPPQARAFDRLSSLGTDRAIIAACPYTWPWNVLGWPAINVPAGFTSDGLPIGVQLMGPANSEGMLISLAAELEAVSGWASKQPQPWWITGNSSPPIHSVPTGPSPKKR, from the coding sequence GTGGTTGGCGCTTCTGGGTCTGGTTCTGGGGCCGTTTTCGGCTCCGGCCAGCAGCGCTTGCCCACCTTGACCGACCTGCTGTACCAGCTGGCTACCCGGAAGGTGACGTCTGCCGAGCTGACGCAGCGGTCGCTGCACGCCATCGATGTGAGCCAGTCCACCTTGAACGCCTTCCGGGTGGTGCTCACCGAATCCGCGTTGGCCGATGCGGCCGCTGCCGACCGACGCCGGGCCGCCGGGGATACCGCACCCCTGCTGGGCATCCCGATCGCAGTCAAGGATGACGTCGATGTCGCCGGAGTGCCGACCGCCTATGGGACCGACGGGTATGTCCGGCCCGCCGCTCAGGACAGCGAGGTGGTGCGCCGGCTCAAGGCGGCCGGCGCGGTGATCGTCGGCAAGACCAACACCTGCGAACTCGGCCAGTGGCCGTTCACCAGCGGGCCAGGATTCGGACACACCCGAAATCCGTGGTCTCGCCGGCACACCCCGGGCGGGTCTTCGGGGGGTAGCGCGGCCGCGGTGGCCGCGGGACTGGTGACCGCCGCCATCGGCTCCGACGGCGCCGGCAGCGTTCGTATCCCGGCAGCGTGGACGCACTTGGTGGGCATCAAGCCTCAGCGCGGCCGCATCTCCACCTGGCCCGATCCCGAATCGTTCAACGGCCTGACCGTCAACGGCGTGCTGGCGCGCACCGTGGCCGACGCCGCACTGGTCCTGGACGCGGCGTCCGGGAACGTCGACGGCGACCTACACAAGCCGCCACCACTTACCGCGTCCGAATACGTGGGCATCGCGCCCGGCCCGCTGCGAATTGCGCTGTCCACGCGGGCTCCATACACCTTCTTCCGGGCCAAATTGCATCCCGAGATCCTGGCCGCAATCCAGCAGGTGGGCGAGCAACTCGAGTTGCTCGGTCACACCGTCGTCAAGGGAAACCCGGACTACGGGATGAGACTTTCCTGGGATTTCCTAGCCAGATCCACCTCCGCATTGTGGGCGTGGCAGGAGCGGATGGGCGACGGCGTCAACTGGGACCCTCGCACGCTGTCCAACATGCGCACCGGCCACATGCTGTCGCAGGCCACGCTGCGCACCGCCCGCCGCCACCAGGCCACCGACCAGCGCCGGGTGGGATCAATTTTCAACATTGTCGATGTGGTGCTGGCACCGACCACCGCTCAGCCGCCGCCGCAGGCCCGCGCCTTCGACCGGTTGAGCAGCCTGGGCACCGACCGTGCCATCATTGCCGCCTGCCCGTACACCTGGCCGTGGAACGTGCTCGGCTGGCCTGCGATCAATGTGCCGGCCGGTTTCACCTCCGACGGGTTGCCCATCGGTGTGCAGTTGATGGGACCAGCTAACAGCGAAGGCATGCTGATCTCACTGGCCGCCGAATTGGAGGCCGTCAGCGGGTGGGCATCCAAGCAACCGCAACCCTGGTGGATCACCGGGAACAGTTCGCCGCCGATTCACAGCGTGCCCACTGGGCCGTCACCGAAAAAGCGCTAG
- a CDS encoding GlxA family transcriptional regulator — protein sequence MHAIAVLAESDVIAFDLAIAIETFGRVRLASGDPGYRVRVCGVESVVAAGPISITTEFGLDELGRADTIVVPGRNDVTTGVREDVVAALTTAHQNGTRIASICSGAFTLAAAGILDGKRATTHWMAAEYFAAAYPAVRLDADALYVDEGQILTSAGATAGMDLCLHMVARDYGSAVAADAARMAVAPLYRTGGQAQFIVRNRRAANTELDAVLAWMLRNVDQPLTLADVARHASTSVRTLNRSFRRETGQTPMQWLCGVRIRQAQELLEATGDSIESISRRVGFASAANFREQFRRVVGVSPQSYRGTFREASRR from the coding sequence ATGCACGCGATCGCCGTCTTGGCCGAGTCCGACGTCATCGCGTTCGACCTCGCCATCGCGATCGAGACATTCGGCCGGGTCCGGCTGGCCAGCGGCGATCCCGGCTATCGCGTGCGGGTGTGCGGCGTCGAGTCCGTCGTGGCGGCCGGGCCGATCAGCATCACCACCGAGTTCGGTCTGGACGAGCTCGGCCGGGCCGACACCATCGTGGTGCCCGGACGCAACGATGTCACCACCGGAGTTCGCGAAGACGTAGTCGCGGCACTGACGACCGCACATCAGAACGGAACACGAATAGCTTCTATCTGCAGCGGCGCGTTCACCCTGGCCGCCGCGGGGATCCTGGACGGCAAGCGAGCGACCACCCACTGGATGGCTGCCGAGTACTTCGCCGCCGCCTATCCGGCCGTACGTCTGGACGCCGATGCGCTGTACGTCGACGAAGGTCAGATCCTCACCTCGGCCGGTGCGACGGCGGGCATGGACCTGTGCCTGCACATGGTCGCCCGCGACTACGGCTCGGCCGTGGCCGCGGACGCGGCGCGCATGGCGGTCGCCCCGCTGTACCGCACTGGCGGCCAGGCGCAGTTCATCGTCCGCAACCGTCGCGCAGCCAACACTGAACTCGATGCGGTGCTGGCCTGGATGCTGCGCAACGTTGATCAGCCGTTGACCCTGGCCGACGTCGCACGGCACGCCTCCACCAGCGTGCGGACGCTGAACCGTAGTTTCCGCCGTGAGACCGGACAAACGCCCATGCAGTGGCTTTGCGGTGTGCGCATCCGGCAGGCCCAGGAACTCCTGGAAGCGACGGGCGACAGCATCGAAAGCATCTCGCGCCGAGTCGGTTTCGCGTCTGCGGCGAATTTCCGTGAACAGTTCCGGCGGGTGGTCGGTGTGTCGCCGCAGAGCTATCGCGGCACCTTTCGCGAAGCGTCCCGCCGCTAG
- a CDS encoding DJ-1/PfpI family protein — MRAQIVLYDGFDPLDVVAPFEILSAGSEFVGGDLEVSLVAAEGARSVTSGTRGLALAATAALDPADSGCVLVPGASGPIAGDPDDGVETIPVLLARAAQTELSPLLAKAFDNPEITVAAVCGGSVIMAMTGLIEGRHAVTHHLGLDLLDASGVKAVAARVVDDGDLVTAGGVTSGLDLGLHLLDRWYGPRIAHAVEELFEYERRGVVWRDTGREPQEV, encoded by the coding sequence ATGCGTGCGCAGATAGTGCTTTACGACGGGTTCGACCCGCTCGACGTCGTCGCCCCATTTGAAATACTTTCCGCCGGAAGCGAATTTGTGGGAGGCGACCTGGAAGTGTCGCTGGTGGCGGCGGAGGGCGCCCGCAGCGTGACCAGTGGCACTCGCGGTTTGGCCCTGGCCGCCACCGCGGCCCTCGATCCGGCGGACAGCGGCTGTGTGCTGGTGCCCGGGGCGAGCGGACCGATCGCCGGTGACCCCGACGACGGCGTCGAGACTATTCCCGTACTACTGGCCCGCGCAGCACAGACGGAGCTTTCGCCGTTGCTGGCCAAGGCATTCGACAATCCGGAAATTACGGTAGCGGCAGTTTGCGGCGGTTCAGTGATCATGGCGATGACAGGCCTCATTGAGGGGCGCCACGCGGTGACCCATCACCTGGGCCTGGACCTGCTGGACGCATCCGGCGTCAAGGCGGTGGCCGCTCGGGTAGTGGACGACGGCGACCTGGTCACCGCTGGCGGGGTGACATCGGGCCTGGACCTCGGACTGCACCTGTTGGACCGCTGGTACGGCCCGCGGATCGCGCATGCCGTTGAAGAACTATTCGAATACGAGCGCCGAGGCGTCGTGTGGCGCGACACCGGCCGGGAACCGCAGGAGGTCTGA